One region of Syngnathus scovelli strain Florida chromosome 15, RoL_Ssco_1.2, whole genome shotgun sequence genomic DNA includes:
- the ubtd2 gene encoding ubiquitin domain-containing protein 2 isoform X1: MGGCVGSQHDSSGSLNDNSDGTGVALGRNQLLKRERPKWKSDYPMTEGQLRSKRDEFWDTAPAFEGRKEIWDALRAAAGAFESRDHQLAQAILDGASITLPHGLLSECYDELGNRYQLPVYCLAPPINMIEEHSDEPDASDRDSAGADASVEGDDDGGGERQLRLRLSTGRDLRLRVRSSDTVGAMKRRLHAQEGVDATAQRWFFSGRPLTDRLRLEQINISRDYVVQVIISQPLGDVPPPRTPSRETQHQPSPVDA; this comes from the exons ATGGGTGGCTGTGTGGGGAGCCAGCACGACTCCTCGGGCAGCTTGAACGACAACTCCGACGGAACCGGAG TTGCTCTGGGGCGGAACCAGCTGCTCAAGCGCGAGCGTCCCAAATGGAAGAGCGACTACCCCATGACGGAAGGCCAGCTGCGCAGCAAGCGTGACGAATTCTGGGATACGGCGCCGGCCTTCGAAGGCCGCAAGGAGATCTGGGACGCGCTGAGGGCGGCCGCCGGCGCCTTTGAGAGCCGAGACCACCAGCTGGCCCAAGCCATCCTGGAcggcgccagcatcacgctgccgCACG GCTTGTTGAGCGAATGCTACGATGAGCTGGGCAACCGCTACCAGCTGCCTGTCTACTGCCTGGCGCCACCCATCAACATGATCGAGGAACACTCCGACGAACCAGACGCCTCCGACCGAGACTCTGCCGGGGCCGATGCATCGGTAGAGGGTGACGACGACGGCGGTGGCGAGCGGCAGCTGCGTCTACGCCTCTCCACAGGCCGCGACCTGCGCCTGCGTGTGCGCTCGAGCGACACGGTGGGCGCCATGAAGCGGCGCCTGCACGCTCAGGAAGGCGTGGACGCCACCGCCCAGCGCTGGTTCTTCTCAGGCCGCCCGCTCACCGACAGGCTGCGATTGGAGCAGATCAACATCTCGCGGGATTACGTCGTGCAAGTCATTATCAGCCAGCCGCTGGGGGATGTGCCGCCACCACGCACCCCCAGTCGGGAAACGCAACACCAGCCTTCTCCGGTGGACGCTTAA
- the arr3a gene encoding arrestin 3a, retinal (X-arrestin) → MALASSGSSLSDNSEPKPCRSSHTPAGARPSHKCPSPSAEPFEKFPDMAKVFKKTSGNGGLTLYLGKRDYVDHIENVERLDGVVKLDPTNFGSRKVFVQLACAFRYGSDDLDVMGLCFRKDIWIHIEQLFPDDHKPALSEMHETLLKKAGNDARPFSFEIPTNLPCSVSLQPGPDDKGKACGVDFEVKAFLANDKCNPDEKIEKKDTARLIVRKIQFAPSQVGAGPKAEICKSFMMSDKPVHLEISLDKDLYFHGENIPIKFKINNESNKTVKKIQISVDQTTDIVLYSADKYTKCVFSKEFGETVEAGGTLENTLNIVPLLTDNKEKRGLALDGRLKDEDTNLASTTMLRQGIDKEVLGILVSYKLKVNLMVAGGGLLGGLTSSDVTAEVPLMLMHPKPEE, encoded by the exons ATGGCGTTGGCCTCGTCCGGAAGTTCGCTGTCCGACAACTCGGAGCCGAAGCCTTGCAGAAG CTCACACACACCTGCTGGCGCTCGCCCTTCCCACAAGTGTCCATCGCCAAGCGCAG AACCCTTTGAGAAGTTTCCAGACATGGCAAA AGTTTTCAAGAAGACGAGCGGCAACGGCGGCCTCACGCTCTACCTGGGAAAGCGAGACTACGTGGACCACATCGAGAATGTGGAAAGACTCG ATGGCGTTGTCAAGTTGGACCCAACAAACTTTGGAAGCAGAAAAG TGTTTGTGCAGCTGGCGTGCGCCTTCCGCTACGGCAGCGATGACCTGGACGTGATGGGCTTGTGCTTCCGCAAGGATATCTGGATCCACATCGAGCAGCTCTTCCCAGACGACCACAAGCCGGCGCTCTCCGAAATGCACGAAACGCTCCTCAAGAAGGCCGGCAATGACGCCCGCCCCTTCAGCTTTGAA ATTCCCACCAACCTTCCGTGTTCCGTGTCGCTCCAACCGGGCCCTGACGACAAGGGGAAG GCTTGCGGCGTGGACTTTGAGGTCAAGGCCTTCCTGGCCAACGATAAGTGCAACCCAGACGAGAAGATTGAGAAGAA GGACACGGCGCGCCTCATCGTCCGCAAAATCCAGTTCGCGCCATCTCAGGTGGGCGCCGGGCCCAAGGCGGAGATCTGCAAGAGCTTCATGATGTCAGACAAGCCCGTGCACCTTGAGATTTCCCTGGACAAGGAC CTCTACTTCCATGGCGAGAACATTCCCATCAAGTTTAAGATCAACAATGAGAGCAACAAAACCGTCAAGAAAATTCAGATCTCAG TGGACCAGACCACCGACATCGTCCTCTACTCCGCCGACAAGTACACCAAGTGCGTCTTCTCCAAGGAGTTCGG CGAGACGGTGGAGGCGGGCGGCACCTTGGAGAACACGCTGAACATCGTGCCGCTGCTGACAGACAACAaggagaagcgaggcttggcgcTGGATGGCCGCCTCAAGGACGAGGACACCAACCTGGCCTCCACCACCAT GTTGCGACAGGGTATTGACAAGGAGGTGCTGGGAATTCTGGTGTCCTACAAGCTCAAAGTCAACCTGATGGTGGCTGGAGGAGG CCTGCTGGGAGGACTCACTTCCAG CGACGTGACCGCCGAGGTGCCGCTGATGCTCATGCACCCCAAACCTGAAG AGTAA
- the ubtd2 gene encoding ubiquitin domain-containing protein 2 isoform X2, which translates to MTEGQLRSKRDEFWDTAPAFEGRKEIWDALRAAAGAFESRDHQLAQAILDGASITLPHGLLSECYDELGNRYQLPVYCLAPPINMIEEHSDEPDASDRDSAGADASVEGDDDGGGERQLRLRLSTGRDLRLRVRSSDTVGAMKRRLHAQEGVDATAQRWFFSGRPLTDRLRLEQINISRDYVVQVIISQPLGDVPPPRTPSRETQHQPSPVDA; encoded by the exons ATGACGGAAGGCCAGCTGCGCAGCAAGCGTGACGAATTCTGGGATACGGCGCCGGCCTTCGAAGGCCGCAAGGAGATCTGGGACGCGCTGAGGGCGGCCGCCGGCGCCTTTGAGAGCCGAGACCACCAGCTGGCCCAAGCCATCCTGGAcggcgccagcatcacgctgccgCACG GCTTGTTGAGCGAATGCTACGATGAGCTGGGCAACCGCTACCAGCTGCCTGTCTACTGCCTGGCGCCACCCATCAACATGATCGAGGAACACTCCGACGAACCAGACGCCTCCGACCGAGACTCTGCCGGGGCCGATGCATCGGTAGAGGGTGACGACGACGGCGGTGGCGAGCGGCAGCTGCGTCTACGCCTCTCCACAGGCCGCGACCTGCGCCTGCGTGTGCGCTCGAGCGACACGGTGGGCGCCATGAAGCGGCGCCTGCACGCTCAGGAAGGCGTGGACGCCACCGCCCAGCGCTGGTTCTTCTCAGGCCGCCCGCTCACCGACAGGCTGCGATTGGAGCAGATCAACATCTCGCGGGATTACGTCGTGCAAGTCATTATCAGCCAGCCGCTGGGGGATGTGCCGCCACCACGCACCCCCAGTCGGGAAACGCAACACCAGCCTTCTCCGGTGGACGCTTAA